The DNA region TCCAACATCAGGGAGTAAATCTACATCATTCGACAGCTTACCATCCACAATCGGATGGCCAAACTGAAGTGGTGAACAGGTGCTTGGAACATTACTTACGCTGCATGTCTGGGGAAAGTCCTCATCAATGGTCCAAATGGGTGCCTCTTGCTGAATGGTGGTATAACACCAACTATCACACATCCACGAAGTCTACCCCTTACGAGATCTTATACGGTTTTCCTCCTCCCCTGCATATTCCCTACTTCCCTAAGGATTCCACAGTGGAGGCTGTTGATCAACTGCTCACACAGAGGGAAGTGATGCTTGCCCAAGTCAGAGACAACTTACTCAAGGCTCAACATCGAATGGTACAACTTGCCAATCGCAAACGCAGTGACCGACAATTTCTTCCTGGGGACTTAGTCTACCTCAAGCTACAGCCTTATCGTCAGAACTCTTTAAAACGCAGAACTTCTCAGAAACTTGCTTCAAAGTTCTATGGCCCTTATTCagttttaaaaaagattggtTCGGTGGCTTACAAACTGTTGTTACCACCCACAGCTTCTATCCACCCAGTTTTTCATGTATCACAGTTAAAGAAACACAAAGGGAACAAGGTCGTACAGTCCACATTGCCAATTACTTCTTCAGCTCCCATGATCATTCCACAGGCAGTTTTGGATCGCAGGATGGTAAAGAGGGGTAACCAGGCCACTACTCAAGTTCTACTCCACTAGAAGGGTCTTGCACCATCTGATGCTACGTGGGCGTTTGCTGATGAAATTAGGTGTCGGTTTCCTGAATTCTCCCTTGAGGACAAGGTCGCTTTGGAAGGGGGACTACCTGTTACATGTATTACTTAATTACATGCAAAGGAAGGCGGGTAGATTTAAGTTGTTAAAAAGCCGTTATAGTCGTTATAGTCAATGTTAAACGCACCGTTTCATTTAGCGCCACTGTTCCCATAACTAACTCTAAAGCACACGGTTTGTGTGTGCTGTGAGTTCTAAATAAAAGGAAGTCGTTAGGCTAGTAAAGTTgtgcatatatatatgcagCACGGTTGTAACAGATTGGGCATTGAAGAATTGAAATGAAAGCATGATGAATGGAGATGCCATTTACTCTATTGTTTCTACTGTAAACCATTACTTTCTCTGTACGTAACCATTACCAAATACTGGATTCCATCCCAGTAGGTTCCTTAGAAATAACCATTCTATCAGACATCTCATCCCAATCAATTAAGCCAAATTCAAATAAGAATTGAGATATAAAGACCcaaggcaaataaaaaaaaccaatcatctCACAACCATTGAAAGCAAATGAATGCTGAAATCTCATATTAATGTAACTTTTCATTCTAAAACGAAACAGCATAATATTTCTTTGGTATTTTTATGACAATTCACTAATAGACAAACCTGTCTTCGGGGCTCAAAGCGGATGGTAATTGTGTGTACAAGAAATGGGTCCAATGGCAGATCATCTGGTTTTACAGGGCGGAAGGCAGAAAATGGCACTCTTACCTGCCATTTACACAAAACAGAAGCtgttaaaagaagaaattggaaTCTGGATCTGTATAGCACTAAAAGAAAGGTATCAGAGATGCTCACCCTACAAAATCCTACTTTGGTGCTAATTCTTGCAAAATACAATTTGCTTTGAGTTTTGTCAGCTGAAGGACCAGCTTCGAGTATCAAAACATAAGATCTTCCATTTCCACCAACAGAGAGCACTAGACCTTCATACCTAACCCCaaggaaaattttattttaggagTGTGATAAGCATTCAAGGTGGATGCAAAAGAATAAGCCAACAGGAAATCTATTAACATCCAGCTACTAGTGATATAAGGAGCTATTGATTTTTATGTATCACGTACCTGTCAAGAGTATAACCCAAAGGAAGCGATAGCTTTTTTGACAATTCAACATAGCCTCCCCTAGTGAAAACATACCCTGTAGGCGAGATGAATAACAGAGCAAAAGAAAGCATGCATAGAACATTTAGCAGTTGTATATACAAAACTTTACTAAACGTCAATGTAAATGTTGTCTCTCTCAATTATGTTAGCACATATTTCACCTGAGAAAACTGAATCTCCAGCCTCGGTGAACTCAAATTTAGCATCCATTCCTGCATCATACTTCGAAGCAACTGCATCCTGGAAGTAAGTTCCTTGACGAACTTCCCAGCCATTCAATGAATCTGCGGATTTGAACTTTGCAAGCAAGAGCTTGCTTTTGCTGCTTTTTCCGGCTCGTAGTTGTGCTAGTTTGTTGTTGTAGTCCtgcaattttttaatgtataattaCTCAGACATGACAGGGGAGGTTTGACTCAGCTGAAAATGAATGTGAGACACTACCTGAAGGGCTTTGGTGAGATTAGAAACCCCTTGGTGATCAACTCTGAAAAGATCTCCAGTGATGGAAGAACGAGCAGTGGCACAATATATGATTTTGTTGCAGCCCACCACCGCTGCCTTAAGGGTAGAGGGATCTCCCACATCCCCTATCATGATCTCCACTGACCTGGGAAGCATGTTCACAACTTCCTCATCTGCCTTCCTCACCAAAGcctgcattaattaattaattaatatactaaGAATTAAGGAATCAAGAATATTAACCCCAATAATAAGGGGGAGGGAGAAGAAAGACCTTAACAGTGTAACCCCTGAGCATAAGTTTCCTAACAACAATGCGGCCAATGCGACTGGTGGCACCAACAACAAGAACAGTGGTGTTCTGGGCACCAGGGATAGCAAACTCACACATGGGACCCTCCCTGATGAGCAATGCATCAAGAGCTTCCTTGTCATCTGCACGTGTTGTTCTTGATATCTGTCCCAACCCTGAGAACTTCCTCCACACCTCATCGAATATCTGCCTTGACTTCCTTCCAAGTCCAACAGGGTTTACATCCTCCAAATTCAGTGGTTGCTGCTGCTTTGCTGTGCTTTCCTTGTTATATTCTTTCTTATTCTCCGTCTCTGTCTCCGTCTCTGTCTCCATCTCCTTCCTGTCCTTGATTGCTCTCACCACAACTAATGTGCTCTTCTTGCGGATGTTCTTCACTGTTGAGATAGGGAGAGATGTGTAAATATTGCGGTGTGAGGTGAAGTTGAAGTGATTGCTGTTCGTCAAACTGGCACTCGCATTTGTCGTTGGAGTCACACTTGcacttgctgctgctgctgctctcaTCTTTTCTTGTAAATTCTTGCTACCACTGATTAATTATTACTGACTAAATTTGGTTtatgatataatcaacaaatgaTTCTCCAAGTCTCTTCAACATGCAATATATAGTAGGGTAGCTACTCCTCTTCTGTATATGGCAGAACTCGGACAACTGTTCGTTTTCTTCTGacaacttagaaaaaaattcttaattacaTGCATATATGCAGAAATTGATTTTATGAGTGGATAATTGTGACAAGAAAGATTAcaaaaaccaggaaaaaaaagggaaaaaaaagggttgGTTGGTGTTTCATGTTTGAGGCTTGAGAGATCAAAATCATAAGGGCAAATAAatgacaaaaagaaagaaaaaatggagaccacataatattatttgagGTTTTTCCGACAGCTGCAATTAGAGCCACAAAACCTGCCACGTTCACATCCCATTTtcctctcattctttttttttttttggttgaatactgacctcatttttctttatcaaattttcTCCTGTGGCCTTGATTTTCGAAGAGTTAGTGAAATGAATCCGTGTACCTTTCATTTCTAGCGGCAGCTACTAAtcccaataaattaaaatgttattttcacTCTGCTCATgagaatacacacacacacacacacacacacacacatatatatataacgaaTTGGTGCAAATTTGGAGAATTCTACTTATTTCACCATCTTTAAATAACATGACGTTCTACAAAAAGGGTGGTCAAGTATCTGAGCTCTCAACTCTGAAGGGGGAAAACTTAACAGGGTGTGGGTAGaggcaaagaagaagaagagaagagaagaaattgaAACTAATCTCTTCCTCTGCCTTTTTCCCCACCCACACTCCTTTGTAAGAACATCATTTTAAACAGATTAGAACAATTACATGGTGGTACAGTCGCCGCCACCGAGAATggcattttaaacaaaataaaaagataataaaataaaagaatcaccAAAATGGGCCAATGACTAACACACATCACATCAGTACTCCTATATATTCTGACTCAGGGAAATAgttagctgctgctgctgctgctgctgaactGGGAAAGCTTTCTGTCAATGAATTTCACTCGCTTTCTTCAACGGGGAAACGTAAAGCAAGTCACCCCACGCATGAATAAAAGAATCATTCCCTAACAGCTGTGATGCTAAACCAATATGTCGTGCTATTGTATATTTTTCCCCTTCTGAACCAACAACCAATATCGGAGGAAGTTTAACTCTCTCACTTCCTCATTTCCAGCTGTGTGACACCTCAGAGCAGCACAATCTATTGTCCCCTTCTCTCCAAAAACAACCATATTATATACAGAAAAGGTTACCCAGAATTGCCAGCAACCTCAGCAGCTCTCTGCCTCATCATCTCCATCACAGCAGCCCTTCGTCGTGAATCAGACTGCTGCTGAAGTCTCCTCAAATGTTCTTTCAGATCCCTGgacaaatatacatacatacatacatacatttatgagaatttataatataataatcccCAAGGAAGTTGTAGATTTTAAGATAAGGTTGATGCATAAACCTGCAGCGTGGAACATGGCACTCTGATTCTTTGCAAGCCCGAGCATGAAGTTGAAGGAGATACCACATCTTTTTACACAGAACACAGCCTCCAGATGCACGAGTTTTGCATTGTATCCCATGACGGAAGAGACCTTTCACCTTGCGACAGTTAGGATATTGGCAATGTGGAGAGCGGCATTGCGAAGCATGCACCAGAAGATCAAGCATTTTCCTTAGCTGCAATGTCAAATAAACAATTACATCAGGCACTATAGGACATGAAGATTTTAGCAGAAAAATGACTCGGTACATTGGCAGATGAAAATATCATGGAGTGTTGGATCATCAAGTTAAGTTTCACAGTAGTCAAACCCAACATTCATTCTTCAACATAGTGTAATTATCAGTACCATAACATATATATTCCACAAAATCATTTGTGATAGAAAATCTCACAACACATAAATGAAGTCAGATTGTTCAGATTCTTCTGGTTGTGAATGGTATAGATCATTTGATGGGGTCGGGGAAGTACACTGAATTTGTTTAGAGAAATTGCAATCACTTGTAACTAGGTACATGCCAATTGACAAATACTTCACAACATCTTCCACTGCTTATTCCATAAGATTAAGTAAAGCAACTGGTTCACAGCTCTTCatatataacaaattaacaAACGAAGAACCGTTTACCAGGAACAAGCAGCTGTATTTTCAAGATCCAAGTCAGAACTCTAAAGActataaaaaaaggttatgTACCTGCAGAACCCTCAATTGCCTAGCTTCTTTGTTCTGTGCATCACGCTCAGCCAAGGATGGATGATTCGTCAACTTATGAGGATGATCCATACCCCCATCCTTTTGATAACAAGAATTGCATACATCATAATCAGGGCAAACCTCACAACGCCAACCTTGACCCGTTTCAATGTCAAGATGGCATATATTGCACGTTGTCACAAATGCAGGGGCAGTTGGATTATGAAGATGGTAAAGGACCATCATTGAGGAATGTTTAGCCCGGCGTAAAGTGTCATATTGATAATGGTTTCCTTGGCAAAGACTCAAAAATGCCTGTCTTGTGTCAAAAAACTCActttcaagaatttcatcttTATCCTTTGTGTCAACAGGCACATCAGTGATTTCATCCTGCAGAATTTAGCagtgttattttatattcaaagaaaaggaaaagacttCTGCTCAGAACCCATACAGGATTTCAAAGTAATGGCATTTTAATCTAAATTAGATAGAAGTGTTCCTAGGACCAAGCAACTTACAGGATAGAGTGCATGCTTTTCCCTTTGGTTGATAGGATGCCGCTCTCTTTCTTCACGTTTCTGTTCAGCTTCATAACACCTAAGGAAACACAAGCACagaaaccaaaattttaaaaatcatcacaagAGTTTAGGaaatgtaaagcaccttttcaAGAGCCATCAATTGAAACAAGACCAACACCTGCTTGTTCTGTTGTAACCCACACACAAAAAACACTACGTAGATTTTGAAATCTGTTTTGTACTACCTATCAAATAATGGTTGTTTACTAAGGCCTTAAATAGCTTGTACACATATATAGAGCTTATAAGGAAATAATGCTATTGTAATTCTGCATTTATTCACCCAAGTAGTTACCATTGATTCTCGTTTACTGTTACACAATGTTAAGGTTACAATAGCTAGTGAATACAGATGTTCAGGTTACATAAAATTCACTAAACAGCAATACAGGTGAAGATTAAAGATTCTTACTTGTCACAAATCTGAAAGTTTTTGCACTGCTTGCAAACCCAACGGGTGCCCGATACCATTAGATTACAGCAATGCGAACAGCAATGCTGTAAATGAACCATGATAAAGTCTTCCTTCATCGGGCAAATTGTCTCACCAAGCTGGAGAGATATATTTTTGtaagaagaaaatcaattataacTGCTTAATATGAAGACATCATAACAAGCTCCAAGGTTCTGGTGGCAGAAATTGCACAATAACACAAATAACAACATCATGATAAACAGCAGCTGATTGGGAAACAATGTTAAGCTGTAAGAAATAGGGGATAGGAATTACTTTATGCATCAGTAGCAGATCCTTTGATGCATTACCAAAAAGATCTGCCTGGCCAGATGCTTTTAGTGCCCTTTTTGTAATGGTCTTTTTGGTAGTTcccttcttattttgttttctcccATCTTCTTCTTGATTAAGCTGATAAATTAAATCCTCAGCGGCACCAGGCCAATAATCCCCATCAAAGTAGGGCAGCCTAGCTGCTGTGACCTTTGCCTTAGATTCACCACTAGATATGAAGAAATGGTCATACAAATTAATGAGGTCAGCAACAATATTTTCCTTCGCAGCTTTTCGTAACATTGCAAGATACCTGGAAACCAAAAGACATTCAATGAAGCACGTTATAAAGTTTGAGAGGAAAAAAGTAAAGCAACCTATGAATCTCTccttggaagtttttttttttgctcaccatTCCCGGAGCTTGTCAGATTTTGGTGTTTTCTGGATTTCTGGATGGCAATACAATATATAATCCTCACCCTTCAAAGGAGGGCAAGCCCATATATAGCAGCTTGTAAAACCCCTTTTCTTGCAGTATTCAAGGTATCCAATCTGCAGAATAAAATAGGTATAATTGCCAAAAACTCCAATTACAATTCCTAACCAAATGAACTGTTCACATTCTTGGATCATTTGCAAAGAAGATAGATAAGTATTTGAAGCTAACCAAAATTTCATGGTAAACAAATGTACGAAGAGCCTCTCCTGTCACTGCTTTAATCTCAGGTCTGAAGTACTTCACAGAATCGAGATAAGAAAGATAGACCCGGCGCTGATTTGGAAACTGAGCTTCTGATCCGAATTCCTGAACATACATGCCAAATAGGCATACCTCAACACCTTCAATCTTctgaaataacaaaacaacctGAAAGAAAAAATTCCAGTGAATTATTTCTGAAATACTTAGCACCCAGAGCTTTTCAGAAGCTTAAGTGTGTGTCTCAAACGTGGTATCCTGCAAACCTTAGACTTGTACGGGAATTCAGTTGGATAATTCTCCTCCCGAAATATCTCAAGAAAACGCTGTTTCACTTCCAACTTTTTGTCAACTGATGAAACTACTCGAACTACAAGTGATTCCGCTCCAGGAACCTAAAACATAGATTTTTAAAGAGATTAGATTGTGCCAATTAACATGCATTGATGCTCTAATTTTCAAGCACCTAGGACAAACTCAAGTCTTCAAGGAAGCAAAAGTAGACATTTACCAGGGTGGTGAACTATTTAACAGTCAAAAATATGCTGTTGTAGGAACACTCATCTAAAGTTTTAGACAAAGAGCAAGAATGTCTGGCaactaaataaacttgcaaCAGGATCGGAGACACAGCACACACATTGAAACAACCAGATGGTATTTCTGGAAACTAATTGTTCTTACAAATTAATAATGACATCAGCTACATAGAAACTTGTTTCAACGTCACAAAAAAAGAGCTCGTGTAGTCAATTGCCAGACAATTTCAGATCATACTATTTCCCATAGTATTTGTTAGTCCTGGAATAGGGGCTTTATTCTAGAGAAAATCACAGACTTGGCACCTATGTTTCAGTAGAATTTCTATTAGAATTCttatacttcatttttttcccttctgaGTTCCTATATTTTTAAGAGATTCAATCACTCAGATACATTTACTCCAAAAACACATTTTGATGTGCCATTGTCCAAATACTCTTATACAGGATATTGTCAGAACAAGTGTACTTGATTGGTCTTTTTTTAAGAGAATAGGAATTCGTATAAAATTAAAGCATAGgaactcaaataaaaattttaacaaactCTAAACCATGTCAATTTCATAAGCATAGACTATATAAAAGTGAAACTCCTTTCCATATAACCTGCATTGCAAGCATATTTTCATCATTACCAGTCCATATGTTAgcagaataaaaataaactctagattttaaaaatcaaccagAAGAACACAGGCCACAGAATGATATGTAACTCACGTCATCAAAACTTTTCCCGTGCATCTTGGCCCTATCCTGTCTTTCCTGCTTCAGTTTCCTAAATAACCTCTGCTCTATATGATCACTAAGTATTGTTCTAGGCAAATCCTTAGCCCCCAGAACCGCACTTTGTGGTAAGGGCTTGCGCTCTCCTCTTTCAACCTCTGCTATGTAGCAATTAGGGCAAGTATATTCAGCTTGCCCACCATCATTCCTTCGACCATTAAATAATGCACATATTTGGTGTTGCCAAGCTTCACATTTGTCACATTGAACCCACTGCACAAGCATGAAAGAGTAAATTGTAAGTGATTATTTGAGACTGCCAAGTAGCAGAAGGACAAATACAAGACCACAGACAAACGCACCCATTCTTCAGTCTCCTCatcatttctcttcttctcGAGTCTTGCCTTTAGAATAGTAGTCCCGTCAGCAACAATAGTATCCCCACGAGCCTCGTTATAGCATGGAATACAGAAAAAGTGCCGTGTGTCACCAGCTCCCATGGTATAATACATTGCATTCCGCTTAATGCGAGCACCACAGGGTGTACAGTATATTGGTGGTGGTTCAAAAGTAAGCTTTTCAACTGCACACAATTGACAAGAGTTCTCACTCATTGAATGCTCCATTGCTTGGTTCTTTTCTGCCTTTGCCTTACTCTGTACAAAGCAAAGTGGAAAAACAGGAACAAAAACTACTATCATCCGACCAATATATTTACTATGCGCAGAACAGATGGTAATTCTAAAACCCCATGTGCATGCAAAAGAGAACTGCATCATTACTAACAGCAATAAAAGCCTGTAAGTAAGATCAAATGTTCTTTCATGATGAGCCTGTGGACAACAGAAGGTCAGTAGCACATTAAGCAGCAAACAAGAAAGTCATAAAGCTAGCACATCATATAAATACAAGGAGCTTAAGACTCATTCACTATGAACATAAACACATAAGTGAAACTAAGATCTCAACAGCAATCAGAACCAAACATTCCAAAACAGTACAGTTTCAGTTGACAAAATGGGAGGACAGGCTAAAAGTTTGAATATTTAAATACACCATAAAATATAGTACAGGTAGTGTATGTCAAAGTAATTTCTAGCTTCATGGTTGAGCAGAAATTACACACCATGTCAGGACAAGCCTTACTTCCTCTAGAGATCATCTAATGATGATGTTTGAGAAAATTGCAGGCAGATATTTTCACAATTGTTTTTACAACATACAGAAAACTGTGAAGTAAATGAACTAAGGAGAAGCATACAAGTCAGATGCATAATCTTACCTGGCCAACCCACTGCCTGAGGCCTGTTATATGCTCCCTCACTTGTTCAGGTGTAAACAGTTCAGTCAATGATACGCCCTTTATTTTTGGCTTCCCAGACTTGGTTCCAGCTGGATTTTCAGGAGGCTTTGTAGCATTTTCTTGCTTAAGTGGATCAGTTTCTTTCTCAACTTTAAGACTCTCCTGCTTGGCTAAACGGGCAGGCTCATCATGTACCATGGATTCATCTGCAGGTATTTGGCTTCTGACATCATCCATGTTGTCCCTTTTCATCTCACTATCACTAGGACTTCCTTGTCTGGAACTTGCAGGAACTTCCAGCTTCACTTCCATGTATTCAGACTTAACTGGCAGTCTATTATCACCATGTTTGTGATCTTGGCGCTGGACATCCTGGGCTATATGAGCATCACTGACTGCAGATGCTGATACAGCAGAAACTTCACTCTCAGGTCTCAGTATTTGGGAAGATTGCTCTATTTTCATGCGCTTCGGAGAAGGTTGTAGATCTTCAGTGCTTTCAACAATTGGAGTTCTTGAAATCAGTCGAGCTGCATTTTCTCCATTATCAGTGCCTTTGCTTGGCAAACCAGAATCTGAGGCTGGAGGGGTGCGTGTCTTCATTTGTATCTTTATTTGGGCCTCTAGATAATTTCTAACAGGAATACAAACAGGGCAACATGCATCTCTGCAGTGCCTAAAGTGATGAATTAATATCCTGGTGTGCTGACATCGAGGATATGGGCATGGAGTTGACTTGCATCTGTCCATATGCCTCAACAAATTTTGGACAGTAGTGCAGTTAGGGTCAGGACATTGACCTTCTGGGGCAGGACATCTCCGGGCATGCCGCAAGAACAAAAGCCACTTCTGCTGATTTCTAAATTGCCGGTCACGATTAGCATTTCCAGATCTATAGGTGACACCACTTGAATTTTGGAGCTCTGAAGTGCTTCTAGGAGGTACTGTTTGACTGACAATGGATCCTTCTGAAGTCACATTATTACGCTGAGCTTCACCTTGCCCGGATATTCTCTGGTGGAAATCCTCTTGGACATGCTGCTCATGTGACATGCTACCTGGTACACAAGTCCGGTCCTGAGATTGTGGATGCCATTGATCCTGCAATGCCGATTCTGATTGTGTCCCAACAGAAAGgctgttaaaattattttgagactCTGAAACCAACTGATGTGGATGCAACATCTGTTGCATTTGCTGTGAATTTTGCGGCAATGACAAGTACATGTTATGCTGTCCAGCTGGATGACTGAGATTTGGTGCATTCTTAGAATGCTCTCCAACCACATTTTGCTGGAATTGGTTTTGCAATTCAGACATTTGGAAGTGCTCAGAGGTTTGAGAGCGCAAAATATCATTATGGTGCTCCATTCCAGGCTCAAGCTTCACTTGACTGCTAGGATCAGGTGTGAGCTGGGATTGACCAAAAGCATCATTGTTCAACAGATGCTGTTGCTGCTGACCTTGCTGTTTCTGTAAACGATGATGTTGAGCAAATTGCTGCTGTTGAAATTGCTGCTGGAGTTGTTGCTGTTGGAGAGGATGTTGCGGAAGTTGCTGCTGTTGAAGTGAAGACTGGAAATTCATCTTTTCAGACTGGTCAAGTGATTGAGGCCTTATATGCCCAGCTTGAGGTGCGACATGCAAATTTGACTGATTATTTACAAGAGAAGAGCTAGTTTTGGACATAGACTGCAAGCTTGCAGAACTCAAATTCTGAGCATTTATCATCGATCCAACAGATGTTATAGCACCATATATGTTGCCAGATCCAAAAGAATCAGCATTACTCATCCCATATCCATCCCCTGGTAA from Populus alba chromosome 14, ASM523922v2, whole genome shotgun sequence includes:
- the LOC118037664 gene encoding histone acetyltransferase HAC1 isoform X1, with the protein product MNVQAHLSGQVSNQLPPQQNGNQQMQNLAASANAPANMYSIDPELCRARNYIHQKIFEFIMRRHSQPVDDSQKQKFKGIAKRLEEGLFKAAQTKEDYLNLNTLESRLSSLLKRSSTNSHNQRHPQLVNSSSSIGTMIPTPGMSNSGSSNMMTSSVDTMMITSSGCDTIAPPAVNTGSLLPSSGMHGSSFSRSDGNLSNGYQQSPANFSISSGGNMSSMGVPRMTSQMIPTPGYSNNNNNNQSYMNVESTANSGGFSTADSAMVSQTQQPKQYIGGQNSRILQNLGSQMGSNIRSGMQQKSYGFANGALNGGMGMLGNNLPLVNEPGTSDGYMTSTLYANSPKPLQQQFDQHQRQLMQGDGYGMSNADSFGSGNIYGAITSVGSMINAQNLSSASLQSMSKTSSSLVNNQSNLHVAPQAGHIRPQSLDQSEKMNFQSSLQQQQLPQHPLQQQQLQQQFQQQQFAQHHRLQKQQGQQQQHLLNNDAFGQSQLTPDPSSQVKLEPGMEHHNDILRSQTSEHFQMSELQNQFQQNVVGEHSKNAPNLSHPAGQHNMYLSLPQNSQQMQQMLHPHQLVSESQNNFNSLSVGTQSESALQDQWHPQSQDRTCVPGSMSHEQHVQEDFHQRISGQGEAQRNNVTSEGSIVSQTVPPRSTSELQNSSGVTYRSGNANRDRQFRNQQKWLLFLRHARRCPAPEGQCPDPNCTTVQNLLRHMDRCKSTPCPYPRCQHTRILIHHFRHCRDACCPVCIPVRNYLEAQIKIQMKTRTPPASDSGLPSKGTDNGENAARLISRTPIVESTEDLQPSPKRMKIEQSSQILRPESEVSAVSASAVSDAHIAQDVQRQDHKHGDNRLPVKSEYMEVKLEVPASSRQGSPSDSEMKRDNMDDVRSQIPADESMVHDEPARLAKQESLKVEKETDPLKQENATKPPENPAGTKSGKPKIKGVSLTELFTPEQVREHITGLRQWVGQSKAKAEKNQAMEHSMSENSCQLCAVEKLTFEPPPIYCTPCGARIKRNAMYYTMGAGDTRHFFCIPCYNEARGDTIVADGTTILKARLEKKRNDEETEEWWVQCDKCEAWQHQICALFNGRRNDGGQAEYTCPNCYIAEVERGERKPLPQSAVLGAKDLPRTILSDHIEQRLFRKLKQERQDRAKMHGKSFDDVPGAESLVVRVVSSVDKKLEVKQRFLEIFREENYPTEFPYKSKVVLLFQKIEGVEVCLFGMYVQEFGSEAQFPNQRRVYLSYLDSVKYFRPEIKAVTGEALRTFVYHEILIGYLEYCKKRGFTSCYIWACPPLKGEDYILYCHPEIQKTPKSDKLREWYLAMLRKAAKENIVADLINLYDHFFISSGESKAKVTAARLPYFDGDYWPGAAEDLIYQLNQEEDGRKQNKKGTTKKTITKRALKASGQADLFGNASKDLLLMHKLGETICPMKEDFIMVHLQHCCSHCCNLMVSGTRWVCKQCKNFQICDKCYEAEQKREERERHPINQREKHALYPDEITDVPVDTKDKDEILESEFFDTRQAFLSLCQGNHYQYDTLRRAKHSSMMVLYHLHNPTAPAFVTTCNICHLDIETGQGWRCEVCPDYDVCNSCYQKDGGMDHPHKLTNHPSLAERDAQNKEARQLRVLQLRKMLDLLVHASQCRSPHCQYPNCRKVKGLFRHGIQCKTRASGGCVLCKKMWYLLQLHARACKESECHVPRCRDLKEHLRRLQQQSDSRRRAAVMEMMRQRAAEVAGNSG
- the LOC118037664 gene encoding histone acetyltransferase HAC1 isoform X2, with protein sequence MIPTPGMSNSGSSNMMTSSVDTMMITSSGCDTIAPPAVNTGSLLPSSGMHGSSFSRSDGNLSNGYQQSPANFSISSGGNMSSMGVPRMTSQMIPTPGYSNNNNNNQSYMNVESTANSGGFSTADSAMVSQTQQPKQYIGGQNSRILQNLGSQMGSNIRSGMQQKSYGFANGALNGGMGMLGNNLPLVNEPGTSDGYMTSTLYANSPKPLQQQFDQHQRQLMQGDGYGMSNADSFGSGNIYGAITSVGSMINAQNLSSASLQSMSKTSSSLVNNQSNLHVAPQAGHIRPQSLDQSEKMNFQSSLQQQQLPQHPLQQQQLQQQFQQQQFAQHHRLQKQQGQQQQHLLNNDAFGQSQLTPDPSSQVKLEPGMEHHNDILRSQTSEHFQMSELQNQFQQNVVGEHSKNAPNLSHPAGQHNMYLSLPQNSQQMQQMLHPHQLVSESQNNFNSLSVGTQSESALQDQWHPQSQDRTCVPGSMSHEQHVQEDFHQRISGQGEAQRNNVTSEGSIVSQTVPPRSTSELQNSSGVTYRSGNANRDRQFRNQQKWLLFLRHARRCPAPEGQCPDPNCTTVQNLLRHMDRCKSTPCPYPRCQHTRILIHHFRHCRDACCPVCIPVRNYLEAQIKIQMKTRTPPASDSGLPSKGTDNGENAARLISRTPIVESTEDLQPSPKRMKIEQSSQILRPESEVSAVSASAVSDAHIAQDVQRQDHKHGDNRLPVKSEYMEVKLEVPASSRQGSPSDSEMKRDNMDDVRSQIPADESMVHDEPARLAKQESLKVEKETDPLKQENATKPPENPAGTKSGKPKIKGVSLTELFTPEQVREHITGLRQWVGQSKAKAEKNQAMEHSMSENSCQLCAVEKLTFEPPPIYCTPCGARIKRNAMYYTMGAGDTRHFFCIPCYNEARGDTIVADGTTILKARLEKKRNDEETEEWWVQCDKCEAWQHQICALFNGRRNDGGQAEYTCPNCYIAEVERGERKPLPQSAVLGAKDLPRTILSDHIEQRLFRKLKQERQDRAKMHGKSFDDVPGAESLVVRVVSSVDKKLEVKQRFLEIFREENYPTEFPYKSKVVLLFQKIEGVEVCLFGMYVQEFGSEAQFPNQRRVYLSYLDSVKYFRPEIKAVTGEALRTFVYHEILIGYLEYCKKRGFTSCYIWACPPLKGEDYILYCHPEIQKTPKSDKLREWYLAMLRKAAKENIVADLINLYDHFFISSGESKAKVTAARLPYFDGDYWPGAAEDLIYQLNQEEDGRKQNKKGTTKKTITKRALKASGQADLFGNASKDLLLMHKLGETICPMKEDFIMVHLQHCCSHCCNLMVSGTRWVCKQCKNFQICDKCYEAEQKREERERHPINQREKHALYPDEITDVPVDTKDKDEILESEFFDTRQAFLSLCQGNHYQYDTLRRAKHSSMMVLYHLHNPTAPAFVTTCNICHLDIETGQGWRCEVCPDYDVCNSCYQKDGGMDHPHKLTNHPSLAERDAQNKEARQLRVLQLRKMLDLLVHASQCRSPHCQYPNCRKVKGLFRHGIQCKTRASGGCVLCKKMWYLLQLHARACKESECHVPRCRDLKEHLRRLQQQSDSRRRAAVMEMMRQRAAEVAGNSG